One genomic segment of Luteibaculum oceani includes these proteins:
- a CDS encoding pyridoxal-phosphate dependent enzyme yields the protein MQIANNILETIGNTPLVKLNKITSAIPATVLAKVETFNPGNSIKDRMALKMIEEAEKSGELKPGGTIIEGTSGNTGMGLAIAAVIKGYKCIFTSTDKQSKEKFDALRALGAEVIVCPTDVDPEDPRSYYSVSSRLAKEVPNAWKPNQYDNLANSQAHYESTGPEIWEQTEGKITHLVVGVGTGGTICGTGKYLKEKNPNIKLIGIDSYGSIFKKYHETGVFDKSEIYPYVTEGIGEDFLPKNVDFSLIDHFEKVTDKDAALYTRKIALDEGIFVGNSAGAAIAGLLQVKDMFKPDDVVVVIFHDHGIRYMGKMFNPAWMQKMGYLPTEGLTAADLIQANLLQKVVTIDSQTSISETSKILIENDFSQIPVSRDERIVGTISEDQLFEIITTTPEKKEEAIEDYILPALPFVDPTASVSDINEMLKENKHGVLVRDFKTQITYIITKHDVIKATA from the coding sequence ATGCAAATAGCCAACAACATATTAGAAACCATTGGTAACACTCCACTGGTAAAACTGAATAAAATTACCTCTGCTATTCCGGCAACCGTTTTAGCCAAGGTGGAAACCTTTAATCCAGGAAACTCCATTAAGGACAGAATGGCTCTTAAAATGATTGAGGAAGCTGAAAAATCTGGAGAACTTAAACCTGGTGGAACTATTATCGAAGGTACCAGTGGTAATACAGGTATGGGTTTAGCCATTGCAGCTGTAATTAAAGGTTACAAGTGCATTTTTACATCCACGGATAAACAATCGAAAGAAAAATTCGATGCGCTAAGAGCTTTGGGTGCAGAAGTAATTGTTTGTCCAACCGATGTTGATCCTGAAGACCCTAGATCATACTACTCTGTTTCTTCTCGTTTGGCTAAAGAAGTGCCAAATGCATGGAAACCAAACCAGTATGACAATCTAGCCAACTCACAAGCTCATTACGAAAGTACAGGACCAGAAATTTGGGAACAAACCGAAGGGAAAATTACGCACCTGGTTGTCGGTGTTGGAACGGGTGGAACCATCTGTGGTACTGGAAAATACTTGAAAGAGAAAAATCCAAACATTAAACTTATTGGTATAGACAGCTACGGTTCGATATTTAAAAAATATCACGAAACCGGCGTGTTTGATAAAAGCGAAATCTACCCCTACGTTACCGAAGGAATTGGAGAGGATTTTCTTCCAAAAAATGTTGATTTTTCATTAATCGACCATTTTGAAAAAGTAACGGATAAAGACGCTGCACTTTATACAAGAAAAATTGCCTTGGATGAAGGAATTTTTGTTGGAAACTCAGCTGGTGCTGCTATTGCAGGGTTACTGCAAGTAAAAGATATGTTTAAACCGGATGATGTTGTAGTGGTAATTTTCCACGATCACGGAATCCGATATATGGGTAAAATGTTCAATCCTGCCTGGATGCAAAAAATGGGTTACCTACCTACCGAAGGACTTACCGCTGCGGATCTAATTCAAGCAAATCTGCTTCAAAAGGTGGTTACCATTGACAGCCAAACCAGCATTTCTGAAACGAGTAAGATTCTTATTGAAAACGACTTCTCTCAAATTCCAGTTTCTAGAGATGAAAGGATTGTTGGAACCATTTCTGAAGATCAGCTTTTCGAAATAATTACAACCACTCCAGAGAAAAAAGAAGAAGCCATTGAGGATTACATCCTACCTGCATTGCCTTTTGTGGATCCAACCGCATCGGTTTCGGATATAAACGAAATGTTAAAGGAAAATAAGCATGGAGTTTTGGTTAGAGATTTCAAAACCCAAATCACATACATCATTACCAAACACGACGTAATAAAGGCTACGGCTTAA
- a CDS encoding ABC transporter substrate-binding protein, with amino-acid sequence MRIVSLVPSLTEYLFDLGLDAEVIGITKFCIHPEKWFRTKERVGGTKTANLDKILKLKPDLIVANKEENTKEDILFLQEHFEVILTDINNQEDLIPELKKLAIAVNKEEAAKKVVAEITASLNEISPLAEPKKTVYLIWNDPIMAVGKQTFIHSMLELVNLRNGVHEVVSDPRYPSLTSSDLQKINPELLILSSEPYPFKEKHLLHFRKLLPTTQVVIADGEMFSWYGSRLKYFNAHWRALKSTL; translated from the coding sequence ATGCGTATTGTTTCTCTGGTTCCGAGCTTAACGGAATACTTATTTGATTTAGGATTGGATGCAGAAGTTATTGGTATCACCAAGTTCTGCATCCATCCAGAGAAATGGTTTAGAACTAAAGAAAGAGTTGGAGGTACAAAAACGGCGAACCTCGACAAAATTTTAAAGCTTAAGCCCGATCTTATTGTTGCCAATAAGGAGGAAAACACCAAAGAAGACATCCTTTTTCTTCAAGAGCATTTCGAGGTAATCCTTACCGATATAAACAACCAAGAAGATTTAATTCCCGAATTAAAAAAGTTGGCTATTGCCGTAAATAAAGAGGAAGCGGCTAAAAAGGTAGTAGCAGAAATAACGGCTAGCCTAAATGAAATCTCCCCACTTGCTGAACCCAAAAAAACGGTATATCTAATTTGGAATGACCCCATTATGGCGGTTGGAAAGCAGACTTTTATTCATAGCATGCTAGAGCTGGTAAATCTGCGCAATGGAGTTCACGAGGTAGTTTCAGATCCACGTTATCCCAGCTTAACGAGTTCCGATTTACAAAAAATAAACCCGGAATTGTTAATCTTATCTTCCGAACCATACCCCTTTAAAGAAAAGCATTTACTACATTTCCGAAAGCTATTACCAACAACCCAAGTTGTTATTGCCGACGGTGAAATGTTTTCGTGGTACGGCAGTAGACTGAAATATTTTAACGCACATTGGAGAGCCCTAAAATCCACTCTGTAA
- a CDS encoding patatin-like phospholipase family protein, producing MESPKIHSVTKILFALFVGLALSLRVAAQQNEKIAIVLSGGGASAYAHIGFLKALEEKGVPIHSITGVSMGAIIGGLYASGYSPSDIEQLLTSETFIKEISGLNENAYRNLFKDQLTDASWINLKINPEGQIGKNLPTHLFDPLYLDLILLEHTVRANAAANCDFDSLLVPFRCVASDVENKQDIVFSSGYLNRAIRTSSTYPFYVRPIVYQDKLLFDGGLYNNFPTNVAIDSFDPDIIIGCNVSYNYTSPEKDDLISQVKNMLVSKSDYSLRGKKGIIITPEDDIETFDFDRAKEAIVSGYEATINAIDSIRNITQQVDPYQEERRAKFRKKLASLKIEKLESTGITDQQQRYISKALVRKKGDFEIEGIKENYLALISDPFIQYVFPDAYFNEESNKYTLKLEIDLEKSLEASFGGNISNKSINTGFVSLAWKNLSYAGLIVSANSYFGKYYSSVNADIRLIKEGRFPLSIRPYVTFNRWDYFRSRTSFFEDVKPAFVIENEQFTGLEVSTPTSKTSYIFSDIRYVKSSPNYYLESNFSNADTSDQTIFNAGSYRLGWEFNTLDQKQYATAGKSIRLNLAFTEGRESYIPGSTSPVEGFLNKYKRWAEIRFSYKQFIPLSEQLIFYPMIDGRISSLYSFSNFRASEIFLPQYNPLTESATLFLPQFRSVNNLGLGAGLVFKLTDRLGLRTQHHLFLPFNTNEQTEGKLTEFGGTLSKRYYVAGGAAVYQTPLGPLAANINYFEGNRKPWSFMINFGYILFNQRGL from the coding sequence TTGGAGAGCCCTAAAATCCACTCTGTAACAAAAATTCTTTTTGCCCTTTTTGTAGGCTTGGCGCTTTCGTTGCGCGTTGCGGCTCAGCAAAATGAAAAAATTGCAATTGTTTTAAGTGGTGGAGGTGCAAGTGCATATGCTCACATAGGCTTCTTAAAGGCATTAGAAGAAAAGGGAGTCCCCATTCACTCCATTACTGGAGTCTCTATGGGCGCCATTATCGGTGGATTATATGCGTCGGGATACAGCCCCTCGGACATTGAACAACTTCTTACCTCTGAAACTTTTATCAAAGAAATATCTGGACTCAATGAAAATGCCTACCGCAATCTTTTTAAAGATCAGTTAACCGATGCCAGTTGGATTAACCTTAAAATAAACCCTGAAGGTCAAATTGGCAAAAACCTTCCTACCCACCTTTTCGATCCACTTTATTTAGATTTAATTCTTTTGGAGCATACGGTAAGGGCTAATGCTGCCGCAAACTGCGATTTTGATAGCCTTCTTGTCCCATTCCGATGTGTGGCCTCAGATGTTGAGAATAAACAGGACATTGTTTTTTCCTCCGGTTATTTAAACCGCGCAATTAGAACTTCGAGTACCTACCCCTTTTATGTACGTCCTATTGTATACCAAGACAAACTTTTATTCGATGGTGGTTTGTACAACAATTTCCCAACCAATGTGGCTATTGATAGCTTCGACCCAGATATAATCATTGGTTGTAACGTATCCTACAACTATACAAGTCCAGAAAAAGACGACCTAATATCGCAGGTTAAAAACATGTTGGTTTCAAAATCTGACTACAGTCTTAGAGGAAAAAAAGGAATAATAATTACCCCAGAAGACGATATTGAAACTTTCGATTTTGACCGTGCTAAAGAAGCAATTGTTAGTGGATACGAGGCAACGATAAATGCCATAGATAGCATAAGAAACATTACCCAACAGGTTGATCCATACCAAGAGGAACGCAGAGCAAAATTCAGGAAAAAACTAGCGTCACTTAAAATCGAAAAACTAGAAAGCACGGGAATTACGGATCAGCAACAGCGATATATTTCTAAGGCCTTAGTAAGAAAAAAGGGGGACTTTGAAATCGAAGGAATTAAGGAGAATTACCTAGCACTTATATCCGACCCATTTATTCAATATGTTTTTCCCGATGCCTATTTCAATGAGGAAAGCAATAAATACACCCTAAAGCTGGAGATAGACCTAGAAAAGTCTTTAGAGGCTTCTTTTGGTGGGAATATCAGTAATAAATCCATTAACACCGGTTTTGTATCTCTGGCCTGGAAAAATTTAAGTTATGCAGGCTTAATTGTGTCGGCCAATTCCTATTTCGGAAAGTATTACTCCTCAGTAAATGCAGATATCCGATTAATTAAAGAAGGTCGATTTCCACTTTCCATCCGTCCTTATGTTACTTTTAACCGCTGGGATTACTTTAGAAGCAGAACCTCATTTTTCGAGGATGTTAAACCTGCATTTGTTATAGAAAACGAGCAGTTTACCGGTTTAGAAGTAAGCACGCCAACTAGCAAAACGTCCTACATTTTCTCCGATATTAGGTATGTAAAAAGCTCTCCCAATTATTATTTGGAGTCAAATTTCAGCAATGCCGACACCAGTGATCAAACCATATTTAATGCTGGATCTTATAGACTGGGCTGGGAGTTTAACACATTAGACCAAAAGCAATATGCTACAGCTGGTAAATCCATTAGATTAAACTTGGCTTTTACGGAAGGAAGGGAGTCGTATATACCCGGATCTACCTCGCCAGTAGAAGGATTTTTAAACAAATACAAAAGGTGGGCAGAGATAAGATTTTCCTACAAACAATTTATCCCGTTATCGGAACAACTCATTTTTTACCCCATGATAGACGGAAGAATATCTTCCTTGTACTCCTTTAGTAATTTCAGAGCATCGGAAATATTTTTACCGCAGTACAACCCACTAACGGAAAGTGCAACTCTTTTTCTGCCTCAGTTTAGAAGTGTAAATAACCTAGGGCTTGGCGCCGGTTTAGTTTTTAAACTTACCGACCGCCTTGGTCTGCGCACGCAGCACCACTTATTTTTACCTTTTAATACCAATGAGCAAACAGAGGGTAAGTTAACGGAGTTTGGTGGTACGCTTTCTAAACGATATTACGTTGCGGGCGGAGCGGCAGTGTATCAGACTCCATTGGGTCCCTTAGCTGCCAACATTAACTACTTTGAAGGCAATAGGAAGCCTTGGAGCTTTATGATCAATTTTGGGTATATCCTGTTTAATCAGAGAGGTCTATAA
- a CDS encoding DUF3467 domain-containing protein codes for MADEKNKNQNQLNIELSEEVAEGTYSNLAIITHSNSEFVIDYVRVMPGVPKAKVKSRILLTPFHAKRLLNALADNVRKFESNFGPIDENGGGSNFSSNEGGFPPMNFGGPTTEA; via the coding sequence ATGGCAGACGAAAAGAATAAAAATCAGAATCAGCTGAACATTGAGTTAAGCGAGGAGGTGGCAGAAGGTACCTATTCTAACTTGGCAATTATTACCCATAGTAATTCGGAATTTGTTATCGATTACGTTAGGGTAATGCCAGGTGTACCGAAAGCAAAAGTAAAATCTCGCATCTTACTTACACCTTTTCATGCTAAGCGCTTGTTAAATGCCTTGGCTGATAACGTTAGAAAATTTGAGTCTAATTTTGGACCTATAGATGAAAATGGGGGCGGATCTAACTTCTCTAGTAACGAAGGCGGATTTCCACCTATGAATTTTGGAGGACCAACTACGGAGGCATAA
- the rpoC gene encoding DNA-directed RNA polymerase subunit beta' — MAFRKESKVSSSFEKITISLASPEQILKQSHGEVLKPETINYRTYKPERDGLFCERIFGPVKDYECHCGKYKRIRYKGIVCDRCGVEVTEKKVRRERMGHISLVVPVAHIWYFRSLPNKIGYLLGLPSKKLDQVIYYERYVVINPGPTKNKEGEPLQFLDFLTEEEYLDTLETLPKDNHHLDDNDPNKFIAKMGAEALEEMLKRIDLDEVSYDLRHKANTETSQQRKNEALKRLQVVEAFREANRRVENNPEWMVVKVVPVIPPELRPLVPLDGGRFATSDLNDLYRRVIIRNNRLKRLIEIKAPDVILRNEKRMLQEAVDSLFDNSRKSSAVKTESNRPLKSLSDSLKGKQGRFRQNLLGKRVDYSARSVIVVGPNLKLHECGLPKNMAAELFKPFIIRKMIERGIVKTVKSAKKIVDRKEPVVWDILENVLKGHPVLLNRAPTLHRLGIQAFQPKLIEGKAIQLHPLVCSAFNADFDGDQMAVHLPLGNAAILEAQLLMLASHNILNPANGAPIAVPSQDMVLGLYYITKGKKSTKEEPVKGEGKIFYSPEEVVIALNEKQVNLHAEIKLRRTSKTEEGNEVTELIETTVGRVIFNQVVPEEVGFVNQLLTKKALRDIIGSVLKQVGIAKTAKFLDDIKELGFMSAFRGGLSFNLSDVIIPKEKVELVDKANEQVQEVLMNYNMGLITNNERYNQIIDIWTHTNSKLTHTLMTRLEQDRQGFNSVYMMYDSGARGSKEQIRQLSGMRGLMAKPQKSGATGQEIIENPILSNFKEGLSILEYFISTHGARKGLADTALKTADAGYLTRRLVDVAQDVIIEEEDCGTLRGLVAQPLRKNEEIVESLYDRILGRTSVHDVYHPETGELIIENGEEINEIVGQAIEEAGITEVEIRSVLTCESKRGVCSKCYGRNLATGRKVQNGEAVGVIAAQSIGEPGTQLTLRTFHVGGTASNVADESELKAKHNGILEIEELRTVTKKEKDGDDKVIVIGRSAEVKVIDEKTGIILSNNNIPYGAELFVKSGKKISKGDVICKWDPYNAVIVSEVEGTIQFVHMEEGITYREEVDEQTGFKEKVITESRDKKKNPAINLVKGKEKDVIKSYSVPVGAHISVDKNEKVIPGQILAKIPRVSGKTGDITGGLPRVTELFEARNPSNPAVVSEIDGFVSFGKIKRGNREVIIEAKSGQKKKYLVSLSKHILIQENDFVKAGMPLSDGATTPADILAIKGPTAVQEYLVNEVQEVYRLQGVKINDKHFEVIVRQMMRKVEIDDPGDTKFLEKQGVNRIEFMEENDWIFGKKIVTDPGDSTKLRRGQIVSARKLRDENSLLKRKDMKPVEARDAVPATATPILQGITRASLQTESFMSAASFQETTKVLNEAAVNAKEDKLLGLKENVIVGHLIPAGTGSRSFGKHIVGSKEEYERLVAIKAEESAE, encoded by the coding sequence ATGGCTTTCCGTAAAGAATCTAAAGTTTCAAGTTCCTTTGAGAAAATCACGATTAGCTTGGCTTCGCCAGAGCAAATCCTGAAGCAATCTCACGGGGAAGTTTTAAAGCCCGAAACCATCAATTACCGTACTTATAAGCCGGAAAGAGATGGTCTTTTCTGTGAACGTATTTTTGGTCCAGTAAAGGACTACGAATGTCACTGTGGAAAATATAAGCGTATTAGATATAAAGGTATCGTCTGTGACCGTTGTGGTGTAGAAGTTACCGAGAAGAAAGTTCGTCGCGAACGCATGGGACACATTTCTTTAGTTGTTCCTGTTGCGCACATTTGGTATTTCCGTTCATTGCCAAACAAGATAGGATACCTTTTAGGTTTACCATCTAAGAAATTGGATCAAGTTATTTACTACGAGAGATATGTGGTAATTAATCCAGGTCCAACTAAGAACAAAGAAGGAGAGCCACTTCAATTCCTAGACTTCCTTACAGAGGAAGAATATCTAGATACCTTAGAAACACTTCCAAAAGATAACCATCACCTGGATGACAATGATCCGAACAAGTTCATTGCTAAAATGGGTGCGGAGGCATTGGAAGAAATGCTTAAGCGTATCGATCTTGATGAAGTATCTTACGATTTAAGACATAAAGCAAATACCGAAACTTCTCAGCAGCGTAAAAACGAGGCACTTAAACGTCTTCAAGTTGTAGAGGCCTTCCGTGAGGCGAATAGAAGAGTAGAGAATAATCCTGAGTGGATGGTAGTGAAGGTGGTTCCAGTGATTCCACCAGAACTAAGACCTCTTGTACCTCTTGATGGTGGTAGATTTGCTACTTCGGATTTAAATGACCTTTACCGTCGTGTTATTATCCGTAACAACCGTCTTAAAAGACTAATCGAAATTAAAGCTCCGGATGTAATTCTTAGAAATGAGAAAAGAATGCTTCAGGAAGCTGTGGATTCACTTTTCGATAACTCTAGAAAATCTAGTGCTGTTAAAACGGAATCTAATCGTCCGTTAAAATCACTTTCAGATTCTCTTAAAGGTAAGCAAGGACGTTTCCGTCAGAACTTACTTGGTAAGCGTGTTGATTATTCTGCACGTTCAGTTATCGTTGTAGGACCGAATCTAAAACTTCACGAATGTGGTCTGCCTAAAAACATGGCAGCTGAATTATTCAAGCCATTCATCATCCGTAAGATGATAGAGCGTGGTATTGTTAAAACCGTGAAGTCTGCTAAAAAGATTGTAGACCGCAAGGAACCAGTAGTTTGGGATATTCTTGAGAATGTACTTAAAGGACACCCTGTACTACTTAACCGTGCACCAACGCTACACAGATTAGGTATTCAAGCCTTCCAGCCAAAGCTAATCGAAGGAAAAGCAATACAACTGCACCCATTAGTATGTTCTGCATTTAACGCGGATTTCGATGGTGACCAGATGGCGGTTCACTTACCACTTGGTAATGCCGCAATTTTAGAAGCACAGCTGCTTATGCTTGCTTCACACAACATCCTTAACCCTGCTAACGGTGCTCCAATTGCAGTACCATCTCAGGATATGGTTCTTGGACTTTACTACATCACAAAAGGTAAGAAGTCCACCAAAGAAGAACCGGTTAAAGGTGAGGGGAAAATTTTCTATAGCCCAGAGGAGGTAGTTATTGCCCTTAACGAGAAGCAAGTAAATCTACATGCTGAAATTAAGCTTCGTAGAACTTCTAAAACTGAAGAAGGAAATGAAGTAACCGAGCTAATCGAAACTACAGTTGGTAGAGTTATTTTCAACCAAGTAGTGCCAGAAGAGGTTGGATTTGTAAACCAGCTACTTACCAAAAAGGCATTAAGAGATATCATTGGATCTGTACTTAAGCAGGTGGGAATTGCTAAAACAGCGAAATTCCTAGATGATATTAAGGAGCTTGGATTTATGAGTGCATTTAGAGGTGGATTATCGTTCAACCTTTCAGATGTAATCATCCCTAAGGAAAAAGTAGAGCTTGTTGACAAAGCAAATGAGCAGGTACAGGAAGTACTCATGAACTATAACATGGGTCTTATTACCAACAACGAGCGTTATAACCAGATTATTGATATCTGGACACATACCAACTCTAAGTTAACGCACACATTGATGACGCGTTTAGAGCAGGATAGACAAGGGTTCAACTCAGTATACATGATGTACGATTCTGGTGCACGTGGATCTAAGGAGCAAATTCGTCAGCTATCTGGTATGCGTGGTCTTATGGCCAAGCCACAAAAATCTGGAGCTACCGGACAAGAGATTATTGAGAACCCGATTCTTTCGAACTTTAAAGAAGGTCTTTCGATTCTTGAGTACTTTATCTCTACTCACGGTGCTCGTAAAGGTCTTGCGGATACGGCTCTTAAAACGGCAGATGCGGGTTATCTAACCAGAAGACTTGTTGATGTTGCTCAAGACGTTATTATCGAAGAAGAGGATTGTGGTACACTAAGAGGTCTAGTTGCTCAACCACTTCGTAAGAACGAAGAAATAGTTGAGTCACTATACGATAGAATTTTAGGTAGAACTTCCGTACACGATGTATACCACCCAGAGACTGGAGAGTTGATTATTGAAAATGGTGAAGAAATAAACGAAATCGTTGGTCAAGCAATCGAGGAAGCAGGAATTACTGAGGTAGAAATTAGATCGGTACTTACTTGTGAGAGTAAGAGAGGAGTTTGTTCTAAGTGTTACGGAAGAAACCTTGCAACTGGAAGAAAGGTTCAAAATGGAGAGGCAGTTGGAGTTATCGCTGCGCAATCTATTGGGGAACCAGGTACACAGCTTACGCTTCGTACATTCCACGTAGGGGGTACTGCATCTAACGTAGCTGATGAGTCTGAATTAAAGGCTAAGCATAACGGTATTCTAGAAATAGAAGAACTTAGAACAGTTACCAAGAAAGAGAAAGACGGTGATGATAAGGTTATTGTAATCGGTCGTTCGGCTGAGGTTAAAGTAATCGATGAGAAAACCGGTATTATTCTTTCTAATAACAACATTCCTTATGGAGCTGAGCTATTCGTTAAATCTGGTAAGAAGATATCGAAAGGCGATGTAATCTGTAAGTGGGATCCCTATAACGCGGTAATCGTATCTGAAGTTGAGGGAACTATCCAGTTCGTTCACATGGAAGAAGGTATTACTTACCGTGAAGAGGTGGATGAGCAAACAGGATTTAAAGAGAAGGTAATTACCGAATCTAGAGATAAGAAAAAGAACCCTGCTATTAACCTTGTAAAAGGTAAAGAGAAGGATGTTATTAAATCTTACTCTGTACCGGTAGGAGCTCACATTTCTGTTGATAAAAACGAAAAGGTAATTCCAGGTCAAATTCTTGCTAAGATTCCACGTGTATCTGGTAAAACTGGGGATATTACTGGGGGTCTTCCAAGGGTAACTGAGTTATTCGAGGCAAGAAATCCATCGAACCCAGCTGTAGTTTCCGAAATAGATGGATTTGTAAGCTTTGGAAAAATTAAGCGCGGTAACCGTGAGGTAATCATTGAAGCAAAATCTGGTCAGAAGAAGAAGTACTTAGTTTCATTATCTAAGCACATTCTTATTCAGGAGAATGACTTTGTAAAAGCTGGAATGCCATTATCTGATGGAGCAACAACTCCTGCCGATATACTTGCAATTAAAGGACCTACCGCAGTACAGGAGTACTTGGTAAATGAGGTTCAGGAAGTATACCGTTTACAGGGTGTGAAGATTAACGATAAGCACTTTGAGGTTATCGTTCGTCAAATGATGCGTAAAGTAGAAATCGACGATCCAGGAGACACCAAATTCCTAGAAAAGCAAGGGGTTAACCGTATCGAATTCATGGAGGAGAACGATTGGATTTTTGGTAAGAAGATTGTTACCGATCCAGGAGACTCTACCAAGTTAAGACGTGGACAAATAGTTTCGGCACGAAAGTTAAGAGACGAGAACTCTCTGCTTAAGCGTAAGGATATGAAACCAGTTGAAGCAAGAGATGCAGTTCCAGCAACGGCAACTCCAATTCTTCAAGGTATCACCAGAGCATCGCTTCAAACAGAAAGCTTCATGTCTGCGGCTTCGTTCCAGGAAACTACCAAAGTACTTAACGAGGCAGCGGTTAATGCTAAAGAAGACAAACTGCTTGGATTGAAAGAAAACGTAATTGTAGGACACTTAATTCCTGCAGGTACGGGATCTAGATCATTCGGAAAGCACATTGTTGGATCGAAAGAAGAATACGAGCGTTTGGTAGCTATTAAAGCTGAAGAAAGCGCTGAATAA